Proteins from a single region of Haloplanus sp. GDY1:
- a CDS encoding protein sorting system archaetidylserine decarboxylase: MRLAPGARRYALPPLVAAIPLAVVSPPLGVLALALGGFVVWFFRDPERSPPPRGVVAPADGRVSVVREEGDRIRVGVFMNVTDVHVLRAPRAGTVESTAHRPGAHRPAFSKDSDRNERVDVTLDTCDLSMIAGWFARRIYPYVATGDEVARGDRIGHIAFGSRADVVLPAAYDRADLLVAEGDPVRAGETVIALRTDEPSTG, encoded by the coding sequence GTGAGGCTGGCACCCGGCGCCCGCCGGTACGCCCTCCCGCCGCTCGTCGCCGCGATACCGCTCGCCGTCGTCTCGCCGCCGCTTGGCGTCCTCGCGCTCGCTCTCGGCGGCTTCGTCGTGTGGTTCTTCCGCGACCCCGAGCGGTCGCCCCCGCCGCGGGGCGTCGTCGCCCCCGCCGACGGCCGCGTCTCCGTCGTCCGCGAGGAGGGCGACCGGATCCGCGTCGGCGTGTTCATGAACGTCACCGACGTGCACGTCCTCCGGGCGCCACGCGCGGGAACGGTGGAGTCGACCGCCCACCGCCCCGGCGCTCACCGCCCCGCGTTCAGCAAGGACTCGGATCGCAACGAGCGGGTCGACGTCACCCTCGACACCTGTGACCTGTCGATGATCGCCGGCTGGTTCGCCCGCCGCATCTACCCCTACGTCGCGACCGGCGACGAGGTGGCCCGCGGCGACCGGATCGGACACATCGCCTTCGGAAGCCGGGCCGACGTGGTGCTCCCGGCCGCCTACGACCGGGCCGATCTGCTCGTCGCCGAGGGCGACCCCGTCCGCGCCGGCGAGACGGTGATCGCGCTCCGGACCGACGAACCGTCGACCGGCTGA
- a CDS encoding AAA family ATPase, translating into MDAPLWTDAHAPTLDDLPQSSVRDRLRRAVDEPMNLVVQGPPGSGKTAAVRALADAAHEDPANDLVEINVADFFDRTKKEIREDPRFEQFLTGRSRMAKRDMINRVLKESASYAPVSGEYKTVVLDNAEAIREDFQQALRRVMERYHRTTQFVIVTRQPSTLIAPVRSRCFPVPVRAPTADEIEAVVGGILDAEGVDYDDDGLEFVAGYAGGDLRRAVLGAQTTAESAGEVTMTTVHETLGDVGYDDDLESILDATESGDLTDARKTVGTLLDDEGYDGQSLLADLLSTARKRYDGEELARLHRLAGEVDLDLVTGTDDRLHLTHLLATWGQRTEGRA; encoded by the coding sequence ATGGACGCCCCGCTCTGGACGGACGCCCACGCGCCGACACTCGACGACCTGCCCCAGTCGTCGGTCCGCGACCGCCTCCGGCGGGCGGTCGACGAGCCGATGAACCTCGTCGTGCAGGGGCCGCCGGGATCGGGCAAGACCGCCGCCGTCCGCGCCCTCGCCGACGCCGCCCACGAGGACCCCGCCAACGACCTCGTGGAGATCAACGTCGCGGACTTCTTCGACCGCACGAAAAAGGAGATCCGCGAGGATCCCCGGTTCGAGCAGTTCCTGACCGGCCGCTCCCGGATGGCGAAACGCGACATGATCAACCGGGTGCTGAAGGAGTCGGCGAGTTACGCGCCCGTCTCCGGCGAGTACAAGACCGTCGTCCTCGACAACGCGGAGGCGATCCGCGAGGACTTCCAGCAGGCGCTCCGGCGGGTGATGGAGCGGTACCACCGCACCACCCAGTTCGTGATCGTCACCCGCCAGCCCTCGACGCTCATCGCGCCCGTGCGCTCGCGGTGTTTCCCGGTGCCCGTCCGTGCGCCGACGGCCGACGAGATCGAGGCCGTCGTCGGGGGGATTCTGGACGCCGAGGGCGTCGACTACGACGACGACGGCCTGGAGTTCGTGGCCGGCTACGCCGGCGGCGACCTCCGGCGGGCGGTCCTCGGCGCACAGACGACCGCCGAGTCCGCCGGCGAGGTGACGATGACGACGGTCCACGAGACGCTCGGGGACGTGGGGTACGACGACGACCTGGAGTCGATCCTCGACGCGACGGAGTCGGGCGACCTGACCGACGCCCGGAAGACGGTCGGGACGCTGCTGGACGACGAGGGGTACGACGGCCAGTCGCTGCTGGCTGACCTGCTGTCGACCGCGCGCAAGCGGTACGACGGCGAGGAACTCGCGCGCCTCCACCGCCTCGCCGGCGAGGTGGATCTGGATCTGGTGACCGGAACGGACGACCGCCTCCACCTGACGCACCTGCTGGCGACGTGGGGCCAGCGAACCGAGGGCCGGGCGTGA
- a CDS encoding TAXI family TRAP transporter solute-binding subunit — MSDDSTRRRFLRAAGLTGVAALAGCSGNGGGNGGDGGGGDGGDGDGGDGGGGDADTRLSWHAGGTGGTYFPLSNEFKSVVEANTDFTLNVQSTGASVENVGNLASGDADFALIQNDIAYFAKNGTGIEAFQDNAVDNLMGVATLYPETITIVTLESTDITQLSDLSGATINTGDLGSGTQVNALQILEAVGITEFNEQNASFSQAADQLRNGDIDAAFVVGGWPVGAIEDLATTNDVRLVPIQGENRQAVKDAASWFADDTIPAGTYTGVDSAVETVAVQAMIATRSGVPEATVEEVTAAIFDNVDELTIKTDFISRDSAQDGMSIELHPGAAAYFDA, encoded by the coding sequence ATGTCAGACGATTCGACGCGCCGACGGTTCCTTCGCGCAGCGGGACTGACTGGTGTGGCCGCCCTGGCCGGCTGTAGCGGCAACGGCGGCGGCAACGGCGGCGACGGTGGCGGTGGCGACGGCGGCGACGGCGACGGTGGCGACGGTGGCGGCGGCGACGCCGACACCCGCCTCTCGTGGCACGCCGGCGGCACCGGTGGGACGTACTTCCCGCTCTCCAACGAGTTCAAGTCGGTCGTCGAGGCCAACACCGACTTCACGCTGAACGTCCAGTCGACGGGCGCGAGCGTGGAGAACGTCGGCAACCTCGCCAGTGGGGACGCCGACTTCGCCCTGATCCAGAACGACATCGCGTACTTCGCGAAGAACGGGACGGGCATCGAGGCGTTCCAGGACAACGCCGTCGACAACCTGATGGGCGTCGCGACGCTCTACCCCGAGACCATCACCATCGTCACGCTCGAGAGCACAGACATCACGCAGCTCTCGGATCTGTCGGGTGCGACGATCAACACCGGCGACCTCGGGTCGGGGACGCAGGTCAACGCCCTGCAGATCCTCGAAGCGGTCGGCATCACGGAGTTCAACGAGCAGAACGCCTCCTTCTCGCAGGCGGCCGATCAGCTCCGGAACGGCGACATCGACGCCGCCTTCGTCGTCGGCGGGTGGCCCGTCGGCGCCATCGAGGACCTCGCGACGACGAACGACGTGCGTCTCGTCCCCATCCAGGGCGAGAACCGGCAGGCCGTCAAGGACGCCGCCTCCTGGTTCGCGGACGACACCATCCCCGCGGGCACGTACACCGGCGTCGACAGCGCCGTCGAGACGGTGGCCGTGCAGGCGATGATCGCCACGCGCTCGGGGGTCCCCGAGGCGACCGTCGAGGAGGTCACCGCGGCCATCTTCGACAACGTCGACGAACTCACGATCAAGACGGACTTCATCAGCCGGGACTCCGCCCAGGACGGCATGTCCATCGAACTCCACCCCGGCGCGGCCGCGTACTTCGACGCGTAA
- a CDS encoding SHOCT domain-containing protein yields the protein MRAPDADPDADADTDPLVAIASLVVLGLGFVAMALDVSAFWMVWVVGFAVVVPIVSILRGTDESRSPDRSTVDRDDDSVDAALATLRERYARGDLSDEAFEAKLDALLETETPEAARRRPSRTPPRERSATAEEEVADET from the coding sequence GTGCGCGCTCCCGACGCCGACCCGGACGCCGACGCCGACACCGATCCCCTCGTCGCCATCGCGTCGCTCGTCGTTCTCGGCCTCGGGTTCGTGGCGATGGCACTCGACGTCTCCGCGTTCTGGATGGTCTGGGTCGTCGGCTTCGCGGTGGTCGTCCCGATCGTCAGCATCCTCCGGGGGACCGACGAGTCGCGGTCCCCCGACCGATCGACGGTCGACCGCGACGACGACTCCGTGGACGCGGCGCTGGCGACGCTCCGCGAGCGGTACGCCCGTGGCGACCTCTCGGACGAGGCGTTCGAGGCGAAACTGGACGCCCTGCTGGAGACGGAGACGCCCGAAGCCGCGCGGCGGCGCCCGTCGCGGACCCCGCCGAGGGAGCGATCCGCGACGGCCGAGGAGGAGGTCGCCGACGAGACATAG
- a CDS encoding methyltransferase domain-containing protein, with protein sequence MYGLELAGEDDAFAAREAACAATAVEVVAPGLATARGVDADRLRTLAYTHRASRLLGRCAASVDAARALVEASALDRTGTVAVRARDVRGTAGVDTRRAERELGSALVDRGFAVDLDAPDHELRACFADDTCLVGWLVAESVRDYGDRLPTDRPFFQPGSMAPLDARALVNLVGVDPGDTLLDPMCGTGGTLIEAGLIGARPVGVDAQRKMVRGARENCRAYRGDAQVLRGDATRLPLVDDAVDGVVFDAPYGRQSKIERHSLADLVAGALSEARRVAPCAVVVGDRSWREAAVESGWTVETTFERRVHRSLTRHVHLLSR encoded by the coding sequence GTGTACGGTCTCGAACTCGCGGGCGAGGACGACGCCTTCGCGGCCCGGGAGGCGGCGTGTGCGGCGACGGCCGTCGAGGTCGTCGCCCCCGGCCTCGCGACGGCCCGCGGCGTCGACGCCGACCGCCTCCGGACGCTCGCGTACACCCACCGCGCGAGCCGCCTGCTCGGTCGGTGTGCGGCGAGCGTCGACGCCGCGCGCGCCCTCGTCGAGGCGTCGGCGCTGGATCGAACGGGGACGGTCGCCGTCCGCGCCCGCGACGTGCGGGGGACGGCCGGCGTCGACACCCGGCGCGCCGAGCGGGAACTGGGGTCGGCACTCGTCGACCGCGGCTTCGCGGTCGACCTCGACGCCCCCGACCACGAACTCCGGGCGTGCTTCGCCGACGACACCTGCCTCGTCGGGTGGCTGGTCGCCGAGAGCGTCCGCGACTACGGCGACCGCCTCCCCACCGACCGCCCCTTCTTCCAGCCGGGGAGCATGGCGCCGCTGGACGCCCGGGCGCTCGTCAACCTCGTCGGCGTCGACCCCGGCGACACCCTCCTCGATCCGATGTGTGGCACCGGCGGCACTCTGATCGAGGCGGGGTTGATCGGCGCGCGGCCGGTCGGCGTCGACGCCCAGCGGAAGATGGTGCGGGGCGCCCGCGAGAACTGCCGGGCGTACAGAGGCGACGCTCAGGTCCTGCGCGGCGACGCGACCCGCCTGCCCCTCGTCGACGACGCCGTCGACGGCGTCGTCTTCGACGCGCCCTACGGTCGACAGTCGAAGATCGAACGCCACTCGCTGGCCGACCTCGTGGCCGGCGCGCTCTCCGAGGCCCGGCGCGTGGCCCCGTGTGCGGTGGTCGTCGGCGACCGCTCGTGGCGCGAGGCGGCGGTCGAGAGCGGGTGGACCGTCGAGACGACGTTCGAGCGCCGGGTCCACCGCTCGCTCACGCGACACGTCCACCTGCTGTCGCGGTAG
- a CDS encoding DUF7473 family protein, producing the protein MGPLQSGVGSAPAVAVAGTVALFALFLSLTAHIAARNVLGDVPIRNAFLVGPVPAAVAVVATALELPSIPAVVVALVLDAALVGYVYGLDRRLTAAVTGVHAVVSVILGSVLFSLYVLVRSAPG; encoded by the coding sequence ATGGGTCCCCTGCAGTCGGGCGTCGGGTCGGCCCCGGCCGTCGCCGTCGCCGGCACCGTCGCGCTCTTCGCGCTGTTCCTGTCGCTGACCGCCCACATCGCCGCCCGGAACGTCCTCGGGGACGTGCCGATCAGGAACGCCTTCCTCGTCGGTCCCGTCCCCGCCGCCGTCGCCGTCGTCGCCACGGCGCTCGAACTCCCCTCGATACCCGCGGTGGTCGTCGCGCTCGTCCTCGACGCCGCGCTCGTCGGGTACGTCTACGGCCTCGACCGCCGGCTGACCGCCGCCGTCACCGGGGTCCACGCCGTCGTCAGCGTCATCCTCGGGAGCGTCCTCTTCAGCCTCTACGTGCTCGTCCGGTCGGCGCCGGGGTAA
- a CDS encoding TATA-box-binding protein produces the protein MTDPKETINIENVVASTGIGQELDLQSVAMDLEGADYDPEQFPGLVYRTQNPKSAALIFRSGKIVCTGAKSTDDVHESLHIVFDKLRDLRIDVDEDPDIVVQNIVTSADLGRNLNLNAIAIGLGLENIEYEPEQFPGLVYRLDDPDVVALLFGSGKLVITGGKQPEDAEEAVDVIVSRLEELGLLG, from the coding sequence ATGACCGACCCCAAGGAGACGATAAACATCGAGAACGTGGTGGCTTCTACTGGCATCGGCCAGGAACTCGACCTTCAGAGCGTCGCGATGGACCTGGAAGGGGCCGACTACGACCCCGAGCAGTTTCCCGGCCTCGTCTACCGGACGCAGAACCCGAAGTCGGCGGCGCTGATCTTCCGATCCGGCAAGATCGTCTGCACGGGCGCGAAGTCCACCGACGACGTCCACGAGAGCCTCCACATCGTCTTCGACAAACTCCGCGACCTGCGCATCGACGTCGACGAGGACCCCGACATCGTCGTCCAGAACATCGTCACGAGCGCGGACCTAGGCCGCAACCTCAACCTGAACGCCATCGCCATCGGCCTCGGTCTGGAGAACATCGAGTACGAACCCGAGCAGTTCCCGGGGCTGGTCTACCGCCTCGACGACCCCGACGTGGTCGCGCTCCTCTTCGGCTCGGGCAAACTCGTCATCACGGGCGGCAAACAGCCCGAGGACGCCGAGGAAGCCGTCGACGTCATCGTCTCCAGGCTCGAAGAGTTGGGCCTGCTGGGCTGA
- a CDS encoding DUF1850 domain-containing protein, with amino-acid sequence MKRTHVGFVALVVLVATVGSAAAVPGGKVLVVADAETGEEYLTVPVENGSTVGLEYTHSVEKTRVYDGYTVRGDRLVNTRMEFESYGWGLPSRVNVTRKNGTFIYDPPGSYERFTVAPGRIAGHELQVDGRTYDLVALSDGESVTLSIRHRSALATVLDRL; translated from the coding sequence ATGAAGCGGACACACGTCGGTTTCGTCGCCCTGGTCGTCCTCGTCGCCACAGTCGGGAGCGCCGCGGCCGTCCCCGGGGGGAAGGTGCTCGTCGTCGCCGACGCCGAGACGGGCGAGGAGTACCTCACCGTCCCGGTCGAGAACGGCTCGACCGTCGGCCTCGAGTACACCCACAGCGTCGAGAAGACCCGCGTCTACGACGGCTACACCGTCCGTGGCGACCGCCTCGTCAACACCCGGATGGAGTTCGAATCGTACGGCTGGGGGCTGCCGAGCCGGGTCAACGTCACTCGGAAGAACGGGACCTTTATCTACGATCCACCGGGGAGTTACGAGCGATTCACGGTCGCGCCCGGACGGATCGCCGGCCACGAACTCCAGGTCGACGGCCGGACGTACGATCTGGTCGCACTCTCCGACGGCGAGTCGGTGACGCTCTCGATCCGCCACCGCTCCGCGCTCGCGACCGTGCTCGACCGACTATGA
- the rnz gene encoding ribonuclease Z — protein sequence MRVTFLGTSGAVPTTQRAPSAVLVNREGERFLFDCGEGTQRQMMRFGTGFDVSHIFVTHLHGDHILGIPGLIQSLDFNDRTDPLAIHVPPRSREEVERLVHAGGHRPGYPVRIHEVSPGSMAYDAADFAVRTVETDHRTRSMGYALVEDDRPGRFDRERAEELGVPVGPKFGRLHEGESVELDDGRVIDPEQVVGDPRPGRKLVYTGDTRPVEAVVGVAEGADLLIHDATFADDEAERARQTGHSTAREAAEVGARAGVARLALTHISSRYAGRWEDLEREAREVFDGECFVASDGQTVDVPYPE from the coding sequence ATGCGCGTGACGTTTCTCGGCACCAGCGGGGCCGTCCCGACGACCCAGCGGGCGCCGAGTGCCGTCCTCGTGAACCGCGAGGGCGAGCGCTTCCTGTTCGACTGCGGCGAGGGGACACAGCGCCAGATGATGCGCTTCGGAACCGGCTTCGACGTCTCCCACATCTTCGTCACGCATCTCCACGGCGACCACATCCTCGGGATTCCGGGCCTGATCCAGTCGCTCGACTTCAACGACCGCACCGACCCGCTGGCGATACACGTCCCGCCGCGCTCCCGGGAGGAGGTCGAGCGCCTCGTCCACGCCGGGGGCCACCGTCCCGGCTACCCCGTCCGCATCCACGAGGTGTCGCCGGGGTCGATGGCGTACGACGCCGCCGACTTCGCGGTTCGCACCGTCGAGACCGACCACCGGACCCGCTCGATGGGCTACGCGCTGGTCGAGGACGACCGCCCCGGGCGCTTCGACCGGGAGCGCGCCGAGGAACTGGGTGTGCCCGTCGGCCCGAAGTTCGGCCGCCTGCACGAGGGCGAGTCGGTCGAACTCGACGACGGCCGGGTGATCGACCCCGAGCAGGTGGTGGGCGACCCCCGCCCCGGCCGGAAACTCGTCTACACCGGCGACACCCGGCCGGTCGAGGCGGTGGTCGGGGTCGCCGAGGGTGCCGACCTCCTGATCCACGACGCGACGTTCGCCGACGACGAGGCCGAGCGGGCGCGCCAGACGGGGCACTCGACCGCTCGCGAGGCGGCGGAGGTGGGCGCCCGTGCGGGTGTCGCCCGACTCGCGCTCACGCACATCTCCTCGCGGTACGCCGGCCGGTGGGAGGACCTCGAACGCGAGGCGCGGGAGGTCTTCGACGGGGAGTGTTTCGTCGCGAGCGACGGGCAGACCGTCGACGTGCCCTACCCCGAGTGA
- a CDS encoding CPBP family intramembrane glutamic endopeptidase, producing the protein MGPRTLLWNDAERRPRALLRVVLLVVVTALLAIGTSLGAGGALGGVRTALEAAFGEAAATAASAVLGVALTGGVVSLSTLIAGRYVDRRHLRDFGFRLDRDWWLDCGFGLALGAGLMTLLFLVYLAAGWVRITGTVQPRAGFAVRFLGLVGVFLLVGVYEELLARGYLLTNAAEGLVGWVGERGAVAAATLVSSLVFGLAHATNPNATTLSTVAIVVAGVMLAAGYVLTGELAVPVGLHVTWNLFQGGVYGFPVSGLGVGASVVVVETSGPRLLTGGAFGPEAGLLGVGAMALGTAAIALWARWRTGALAIHPAVTTPDLRAGGEAVDAERWEPRPDE; encoded by the coding sequence ATGGGTCCCCGAACGCTGCTGTGGAACGACGCCGAGCGTCGCCCCCGGGCGCTCCTCCGGGTCGTCCTGCTGGTCGTCGTCACCGCCCTGCTGGCGATCGGAACGAGCCTCGGAGCGGGCGGCGCCCTCGGCGGGGTCCGGACGGCCCTCGAAGCGGCGTTCGGCGAGGCGGCCGCGACGGCGGCGAGCGCCGTCCTCGGCGTCGCCCTCACGGGCGGCGTCGTCTCGCTGTCGACTCTGATCGCCGGGCGGTACGTCGATCGGCGTCACCTGCGGGACTTCGGCTTCCGACTGGATCGGGACTGGTGGCTCGACTGCGGGTTCGGCCTCGCCCTCGGTGCCGGCCTGATGACGCTGCTCTTTCTCGTCTACCTCGCCGCCGGGTGGGTTCGGATCACGGGGACGGTCCAGCCGCGTGCCGGCTTCGCCGTCCGATTCCTCGGCCTCGTCGGCGTCTTCCTGCTCGTCGGGGTCTACGAGGAACTGCTCGCGCGGGGCTACCTCCTGACGAACGCGGCGGAGGGGCTGGTCGGCTGGGTCGGCGAACGCGGCGCCGTCGCCGCCGCCACCCTGGTCTCGTCGCTCGTCTTCGGCCTCGCGCACGCCACCAACCCCAACGCCACGACCCTGAGCACCGTCGCCATCGTCGTCGCGGGGGTGATGCTGGCCGCGGGCTACGTCCTGACGGGCGAACTCGCGGTGCCCGTCGGCCTCCACGTCACCTGGAACCTGTTTCAGGGCGGCGTCTACGGCTTCCCCGTCTCGGGGCTCGGCGTCGGCGCGAGCGTCGTCGTCGTCGAGACGTCGGGGCCGCGACTCCTCACCGGCGGCGCGTTCGGCCCCGAGGCGGGGCTCCTCGGCGTCGGCGCGATGGCGCTCGGGACGGCCGCCATCGCGCTCTGGGCGCGGTGGCGAACCGGGGCGCTGGCGATCCATCCGGCGGTGACGACGCCCGACCTGCGGGCCGGCGGCGAGGCCGTCGACGCGGAGCGGTGGGAGCCCCGACCCGACGAGTGA
- a CDS encoding TRAP transporter permease yields MTDDSQTDDTAEGPDREETEAIIQEIERKRSLGGLAAVAVAAVGITFSLFQMWLAAKGFVLSITLPLIGEIEFVALQLLQINAVHVTFGLVLAFLLYPASTGDGPIASRCRRLGGAVEERFGRDHPLSRAVNAVGGALRWGFVDSDLDRVTPVDLALIPLAVLSAVYFLTDYDEIQRMRALGLEAGRPIHEVFTFLDPVAGLLGPLTETSYAMVLGVVGVLLVLEATRRAISLYLMLIVAAFVVYARFGVLIPQNAAYVGVLSIPELSWASIIQNLWYNTENGVFGIPITVSVQFIYIFILFGAFLEMSGAGQWFIDLAYAATGTRKGGPAKASILASGFMGTISGSSIANTVTTGAFTIPLMKKSGYRPEFAGGVEASASSGGQILPPVMGAAAFLIVQYTATPFADVIVAAAIPAIVFFFGVWVMVHFEASRLGIGGLDASDLVDVRSHLRSGWFYLVPIVLLLYYLIVARLSVARSAWFTLIAIGALITLVAAYSDETRGRLGAVFGLLFVATLASHYVAGAGPLVAALGGGPGGMSLRAAFAATVGRLGGISIVAGVLTLATRPTLDATLLEFDEAVDDAAENTATALGRPGLSRNGLYRLGTFLGKSMDGGARTAVPVVIAVAAAGIIPGVISVSGLGPNLVALIKAVAGGSLVLLLLVTAVSSILLGMGMPTTVTYIILVSLLAPALTAFGVPELAAHLYILYFGVIADITPPVAVAAYAASGVAKSDAFQTGIEAFSLSLNKAIVPFAFVLTPGIVLLRREPNAAELEIGDKYSVLGTADLFDLAYLVPEVIVPVAGVFLGVVALAATVIGYVYTPVARVERAAFAVSSLLLMAPELAVRGALDLVGLVGVGSGGGDEVSVAIDVALRGVGLALFAALVLGNRGQGDSGLITSGTGEAESEPETA; encoded by the coding sequence ATGACCGACGACTCACAGACGGACGACACGGCCGAGGGACCGGACCGGGAGGAAACCGAGGCGATCATCCAGGAGATCGAGCGCAAACGCTCCCTGGGCGGCCTCGCGGCCGTCGCCGTCGCGGCCGTCGGGATCACCTTCTCCCTGTTCCAGATGTGGCTCGCCGCCAAGGGGTTCGTCCTCTCGATCACCCTGCCGCTGATCGGCGAGATCGAGTTCGTCGCGCTCCAACTGCTCCAGATCAACGCCGTCCACGTCACCTTCGGTCTCGTCCTCGCCTTCCTCCTGTATCCGGCCAGCACCGGCGACGGACCGATCGCGTCCCGGTGTCGGCGCCTCGGCGGGGCCGTCGAGGAGCGGTTCGGCCGGGACCACCCCCTCTCGCGGGCCGTCAACGCCGTCGGTGGGGCGCTCCGGTGGGGGTTCGTCGACTCCGACCTCGACCGCGTGACGCCCGTGGACCTCGCGTTGATCCCGCTGGCGGTGCTGTCGGCGGTGTACTTCCTGACCGACTACGACGAGATCCAGCGGATGCGCGCGCTCGGCCTGGAGGCCGGCCGCCCGATCCACGAGGTGTTCACGTTCCTCGACCCCGTGGCGGGCCTGCTCGGACCGCTCACCGAGACGTCGTACGCGATGGTGCTCGGCGTGGTCGGCGTCCTCCTCGTGCTGGAGGCGACCCGCCGGGCCATCTCGCTGTATCTCATGCTCATCGTCGCGGCGTTCGTCGTCTACGCCCGCTTCGGGGTGCTCATCCCGCAAAACGCCGCCTACGTCGGCGTCCTCTCCATCCCCGAACTCTCGTGGGCGTCGATCATCCAGAACCTCTGGTACAACACCGAGAACGGGGTCTTCGGCATCCCGATCACCGTCTCCGTGCAGTTCATCTACATCTTCATCCTCTTCGGGGCGTTCCTCGAGATGTCCGGCGCCGGCCAGTGGTTCATCGACCTCGCGTACGCGGCGACGGGGACGCGCAAGGGCGGTCCCGCGAAGGCGTCCATCCTCGCCTCGGGCTTCATGGGGACCATCTCCGGGTCCTCCATCGCCAACACCGTCACCACCGGCGCCTTCACCATCCCGCTGATGAAGAAGTCGGGCTACCGGCCGGAGTTCGCGGGCGGCGTCGAGGCGTCGGCCTCCTCGGGCGGGCAGATTCTCCCGCCCGTCATGGGTGCGGCCGCGTTCCTGATCGTCCAGTACACGGCGACGCCGTTCGCTGACGTCATCGTCGCCGCGGCCATCCCCGCCATCGTCTTCTTCTTCGGCGTCTGGGTGATGGTCCACTTCGAGGCGTCGCGCCTCGGCATCGGCGGCCTCGACGCCTCGGACCTCGTCGACGTGCGCTCCCACCTCCGGAGCGGGTGGTTCTACCTCGTCCCCATCGTCCTGTTGCTCTACTACCTCATCGTCGCGCGCCTGTCGGTGGCGCGGTCGGCGTGGTTCACGCTCATCGCCATCGGCGCCCTGATCACGCTGGTCGCGGCCTACAGCGACGAGACCCGGGGCCGACTCGGAGCCGTCTTCGGCCTGCTGTTCGTCGCGACGCTCGCCTCCCACTACGTCGCCGGGGCCGGCCCGCTGGTGGCGGCCCTCGGCGGCGGGCCGGGCGGCATGTCGCTTCGGGCGGCGTTCGCCGCCACCGTCGGCCGCCTCGGCGGCATCAGCATCGTCGCCGGCGTCCTCACGCTGGCGACGCGGCCGACCCTCGACGCCACGCTGCTGGAGTTCGACGAGGCCGTCGACGACGCCGCCGAGAACACGGCGACCGCGCTCGGGCGGCCCGGCCTCTCGCGGAACGGGCTCTACCGCCTCGGGACCTTCCTCGGGAAGTCGATGGACGGCGGCGCCCGCACCGCGGTGCCGGTCGTCATCGCCGTCGCCGCCGCGGGCATCATCCCCGGCGTCATCAGCGTCTCCGGCCTCGGGCCGAACCTCGTGGCGCTCATCAAGGCCGTCGCCGGGGGGTCGCTCGTCCTCCTCCTGCTCGTGACCGCCGTCTCCTCCATCCTCCTCGGGATGGGGATGCCGACGACGGTCACCTACATCATCCTCGTCTCGCTTTTGGCGCCGGCGCTCACCGCCTTCGGCGTGCCCGAACTCGCCGCCCACCTCTACATCCTCTACTTCGGCGTCATCGCCGACATCACGCCGCCGGTGGCCGTCGCCGCCTACGCCGCCTCGGGGGTGGCGAAATCCGACGCCTTCCAGACGGGGATCGAGGCCTTCTCGCTCTCCTTGAACAAGGCCATCGTCCCCTTCGCGTTCGTCCTCACGCCGGGCATCGTCCTCCTGCGGCGCGAGCCGAACGCCGCCGAACTGGAGATCGGCGACAAGTACTCCGTCCTCGGGACCGCCGACCTGTTCGACCTCGCATACCTCGTCCCCGAGGTGATCGTCCCCGTGGCCGGGGTGTTCCTCGGCGTGGTCGCCCTCGCCGCGACGGTCATCGGCTACGTCTACACGCCGGTCGCGCGGGTCGAACGCGCGGCCTTCGCCGTCAGTTCGCTCCTCCTGATGGCGCCCGAACTCGCCGTCCGCGGCGCGCTCGACCTCGTCGGCCTGGTCGGCGTCGGGAGCGGCGGCGGCGACGAGGTGTCCGTCGCCATCGACGTCGCCCTCCGGGGCGTCGGCCTGGCGCTGTTCGCCGCGCTCGTGCTCGGGAACCGGGGGCAGGGCGACTCCGGGCTCATCACGTCCGGGACGGGCGAGGCGGAGTCCGAGCCCGAGACGGCCTGA